The Phyllostomus discolor isolate MPI-MPIP mPhyDis1 chromosome 4, mPhyDis1.pri.v3, whole genome shotgun sequence genome window below encodes:
- the PRKAG3 gene encoding LOW QUALITY PROTEIN: 5'-AMP-activated protein kinase subunit gamma-3 (The sequence of the model RefSeq protein was modified relative to this genomic sequence to represent the inferred CDS: deleted 1 base in 1 codon) — MEPELEHALRRTPSWSSLVGPQNRELSFLEQGAGTSWPSPATTSSSKRSRRRRRAKASRWARQEAVEEEDLPGLGQGPRSRPAAESIGLEATFPGATPLAQAAPLDILPCESGASAPGSSTDSQQLGTEATAACGYELSPVEERPAPYSPLQAPLPRQGLDDELQKPGAQVYMHFMQKHTCYDAMATSSKLVIFDTTLEIKKAFFALVANGVRAAPLWDSRKQSFVGSADHHRLHLGAASVLQVPLVQIYEIEEHKIETWREIYLQGCVKPLVSISPNDSLFEAVYSLIKNRIHRLPVLDPVSGDVLHIITHKRLLKFLHIFGSLLPRPSFLSRTIQDLGIGTFRDLAVVLETAPVLTALDIFVDRHVSALPVVNEDGQVVGLYSRFDVIHLAAQHTYNHLDMSVGEALRQRTLCLEGVLSCQPEEALEEVIDRIVREQVHRLVLVDDSQHLLGVVSLSDILQALVLSPAGIEALSA; from the exons ATGGAGCCCGAGCTGGAGCACGCACTGCGCAGG ACCCCGTCCTGGAGCAGCCTTGTGGGACCTCAGAACCGAG AGCTGAGCTTCCTAGAGCAGGGAGCTGGTACTTCATGGCCATCGCCAGCCACGACCAGCAGCTCAAAAAGAAGCCGCAGGAGACGGAGGGCCAAGGCCTCGAGGTGGGCAAGGCAGGAGGCTGTGGAGGAAGAGgacctgccaggcctggggcaag GTCCCCGATCCAGGCCAGCTGCTGAGTCCATCGGGCTGGAGGCCACATTCCCCGGGGCCACACCCTTGGCCCAGGCTGCTCCCTTGGACATCCTCCCCTGCGAGTCCGGAGCCTCCGCCCCTGGCTCCAGCACAGACAGCCAGCAGCTGGGCACAGAGGCCACAGCAGCCTGCGGGTATGAGCTCAGCCCGGTGGAAGAGAGGCCCGCCCCGTACTCACCCCTGCAGGCCCCATtacccaggcagggcctggaTGATGAGCTGCAGAAGCCGGGGGCCCAGGTCTACATGCACTTCATGCAGAAGCACACCTGCTACGATGCCATGGCAACCAGCTCCAAGCTGGTCATCTTCGACACCACGCTGGAG ATCAAGAAGGCCTTCTTCGCCCTGGTGGCCAACGGTGTCCGGGCC GCACCTCTGTGGGACAGCAGGAAGCAGAGCTTTGTGG GGAGTGCTGACCATCACAGACTTCATCTTGGTGCTGCATCGGTATTACAGGTCCCGCTG GTCCAGATCTACGAGATTGAAGAACATAAGATTGAGACCTGGAGGG AAATCTATCTCCAGGGCTGTGTCAAGCCTCTGGTCTCCATCTCTCCCAATGACAG CCTGTTCGAAGCCGTCTACAGTCTCATCAAGAACCGGATCCACCGCCTGCCCGTCCTGGACCCCGTCTCAGGCGACGTGCTCCACATCATCACGCACAAGCGGCTGCTCAAGTTCCTGCACATCTTC GGCTCTCTGCTGCCCcgtccctccttcctctcccggACCATCCAAGATCTGGGCATCGGCACATTCCGAGACTTGGCTGTGGTGCTCGAAACGGCACCCGTCCTGACCGCACTGGACATCTTCGTGGACCGGCACGTGTCCGCGCTGCCTGTGGTCAACGAAGACG GTCAGGTCGTGGGCCTGTACTCCCGCTTTGACGTGATC CACCTGGCCGCCCAGCACACCTACAACCACCTGGACATGAGTGTGGGAGAAGCGCTGAGGCAGAGGACGCTGTGTCTGGAGGGCGTGCTTTCCTGCCAGCCAGAGGAGGCCTTGGAGGAGGTCATCGACCGGATCGTGCGGGAACAG GTCCACCGGTTGGTGCTAGTGGATGACAGCCAGCATCTCCTGGGCGTGGTGTCCCTCTCCGACATCCTCCAGGCGCTGGTGCTCAGCCCTGCGGGCATCGAGGCCCTCAGTGCCTGA